One Purpureocillium takamizusanense chromosome 1, complete sequence genomic window carries:
- a CDS encoding uncharacterized protein (EggNog:ENOG503NYI9), whose amino-acid sequence MSALQRARSLRRPPPPSLNNTAPSSSSSDKPTAAGERPRRPRTASPSRLPIKPPTTTSTSTSTSTSTTATTSATRTATAGTRAARPASMHLARPTAMTTTTTASASRPQEGPAPRRDASSRYPPLSSSNRPAPTSTQTRRPTSADSADSAAAAATTTAPRRAATHQRAKSNVTKLNSATTLRPPSRDAHAPVTRTARSSSIANPSPSTPPAAAPSKQPLAAAAPQAQVAPPPQQQRRLRPAFSTLQQHYSPAKKLAPKPLTSTYLAPPSPSKLPANVAASAETSKLQAELLQLHLLHRDAAEVDSRWRASAREKLGRRFARLSEACAQQADRQRAAAERENALALRRWGSAGGMGLDDRVQVLDEVLSGLWALGDAGGRYSRAVRRFERWIERARQIEAARGTTTTAAATLLPRESQQQDDSLFIGELDDAWRDECAGMFRRLEAWRAQLDEVDELPDEDEGVGVGHVLRDQSGNSRCRRRLDTAATTTTTATSLERMLRGARHLLDGMLDELRVMEELEREALAREDEWIEAVNKEGDEESDDDDDGDDDDGDDGDNTPRAGAVWRVI is encoded by the coding sequence ATGTCCGCCCTGCAGCGTGCCCGGTCCCTGCGcaggccaccgccgccgtcgttgaaCAAtacggcgccatcgtcgtcgtcgtccgacaagcccacggcggcaggcgagcgcccccggcggccgcgcaccgcgtcgccgagccgcctgcccatcaagccgcccacgactacgagcacgagcacgagcacgagcacgagcaccaCGGCCACAACCTCGGCCACGCGaaccgcgacggcgggcactcgagccgcgaggccggcatcgaTGCACCTCGCTCGCCCGACGGCGATGACTACTaccacgacggcatcggcatccaGGCCGCAGGAGGGGCCGGCCCCGCGGAGGGACGCGTCCAGCCGGTATCCGCCGCTGTCGAGCTCCAACAGGCCGGCTCCCACCTCCACGCAGACGCGCCGACCGACGTCTGCCGATAGCGCCGAtagcgcggcggcggcagcgacgacgacggccccgagACGCGCGGCGACGCACCAGCGGGCGAAGAGCAATGTCACGAAGCTGAACTCTGCGACCACCCTCCGACCGCCGTCGCGGGACGCCCACGCTCCCGTCACGAGAAccgcgcgcagctcgtcgataGCCAACCCGTCGCCGTCTAcgcctcccgccgctgcgccgtcCAAGCAGCCGctagctgctgctgctccccaaGCACAGGTGGCCCCGCCAccccagcagcaacgacgactACGGCCGGCATTCTCGAcactgcagcagcactaCTCAccggccaagaagctcgcACCCAAGCCCCTGACGTCGACGTacctcgcgccgccctcgccgtccaagctgcccgccaacgtggccgcctcggccgagacgagcAAGCTCCAGGCCGAGCTCCTGCAGCTacacctcctccaccgcgatgccgccgaggtggaCTCGAGATGGcgcgccagcgcgcgcgagaAACTCGGTCGGCGCTTCGCGCGTCTGAGTGAGGCGTGCGCCCAGCAGGCGGACCGACAGCGCGCGGCCGCTGAGCGGGAGAATGCTCTCGCgctgcggcgctggggcagcgccggcggcatggggCTGGACGACCGAGTGCAGGTGCTGGATGAGGTGCTCAGCGGCCTctgggcgctgggcgacgcggggGGACGGTATAGCCGCGCGGTGCGGCGCTTCGAGCGCTGGATCGAACGTGCGCGGCAGATTGAAGCCGCGAGGGGGACAACCACCACTGCTGCCGCTACCTTGCTGCCACGAgagagccagcagcaggacgacTCGCTGTTCATCGgtgagctcgacgacgcgtgGAGGGACGAGTGCGCGGGCATGTTCCGGCGCCTCGAGGCCTGGCgggcgcagctcgacgaggtggacgaattgcccgacgaggacgagggggtCGGGGTCGGACACGTACTGCGCGACCAGAGCGGCAacagccgctgccgccgccgcctggacacggcggcgacgacaaccacgacggcgacgagcctggAGAGGATGCTCCGCGGGGCGCGGCACTTGCTGGACGGCATGCTGGACGAACTGCGCGTCATGGAGGAGTTGGAgcgggaggcgctggccaggGAGGACGAGTGGATCGAAGCGGTGAACAAGGAGGGtgacgaggagagcgacgacgacgacgacggcgatgatgatgatggtgatgatggtgataATACCCCGAGGGCAGGCGCCGTATGGAGAGTCATCTGA
- a CDS encoding uncharacterized protein (EggNog:ENOG503P8J8), whose product MMLHQRHHAAGSGSSLQAPSITTITGRSRFSKALPSVPLNLPLRDLATPRPLPKDLPDLPPPPPPPPSSNLKNDRDDDDARSIKTIKSIKSAIARKPVSSSSSASSLPPAPPPKAAARVLRSPTASIANPGSPSSSAPSHHHHTHSIASPSPNAMAIPRRPVGSGAGPGASTKKVRPKASTSSISTRTTSSASASTVTVARTSTSTSTSAANTSAGTAAAIASSASSTSPLDHHPAQPSPTDSISDLLSAYSRDPEVLLQPPAAGATTANKANGDPPLESKVPGAWPAAVSTSPPGSGGGRFLFPTPPGRAGMSAAAETPVTRASAAAPGSGSGGQSNHSAQQHQQQQANAANGIGSALQLAGRSAAGSGSGTGTGAGIISTKLPPSGGSGHGNSSSSSSSSRPAGAAGAGAGSVATAARQHSPQRDRTLPPPPPPSKDEKALPQRPPPSPNNIPFLSSSFSPSAAPTPALAPSPLASKPPQQPASSDLPTPSPPRTELWRRRPHKSEASRELPGLKLDHSHGSTAATAPPPQPLPPAAPFSAARPEPADKTPKSSQHTTIRAVTSPSSSPSRVSPPRPPAVVGLPGRNVRPAAKLQPKLQQQQTQKSQQSQNHDQVVAAQAMGNGESKLNRIKGSLQKQQHRLRKTSSSSPGRDVASGAPTTNDNKDHGGPRLAALRPPTPEYHKEDVKSAPAATDTFVSPASPASSSPSPVSLPADSAKILPSQPPQSSSRTGLTPSAPSIHGAASLQELSSNSVHSPAGSRRASPATDGGSSRTRESAESTKFPPRTSSTQQNWQKVVEPQRRSAGDGDPRIVLSDTQGPLYRGRDGTLYPEMKITREFDPKAAYFPTQKTKPLEPGAVIPARPLQESHFGCYQSHRSMNRRGNRHYPLTCQTCDKADSEDRWVCTFCHLRICESCLRALNGHQRVLRRLVDELATNTPLSLSSMSRPGSALGIQTVTT is encoded by the coding sequence atgaTGCTACATCAACGACACCACgccgcgggctcgggctcgtcccTGCAGGCGCCCTCTATTACTACAATAACTGGCCGCTCGCGCTTCTCCAAGGCATTGCCCTCGGTCCCCCTCAATCTCCCGCTCCGCGACCTGGCCACCCCGCGTCCGCTTCCCAAAGACCTCCCggacctgccgccgccaccgccgccgccgccctcctcgaacTTGAAGAacgaccgcgacgacgatgacgcgaGGAGCATAAAGACCATCAAGAGCATCAAGAGCGCCATTGCCAGGAAGCCTgtcagctcgtcgtcgagcgcatcgAGCCTACcacccgccccgccccccaaggccgccgccagagttCTGCGAAGCCCGACCGCCAGCATCGCGAACCCCGgcagcccctcgtcgtcggcgccttcgcatcatcatcatacGCATAGTatcgcctcgccgtcgccaaacgCCATGGCGATCCCCAGGCGACCTGTTGGCAGTGGTGCTGGCCCCGGCGCGAGCACAAAGAAGGTGAGGCCCAAGgcgagcaccagcagcatcagcacgcgcaccaccagcagcgcgagcgccagcACCGTCACCGTGGCCAGGACTagcacgagcacgagcacgagcgcggcgaaTACGAGCGCTGGCACAGCGGCGGCCATCGCGTCGTCTGCATCGTCCACATCGCCTCTCGACCACCACCCGGcgcagccgtcgcccacCGACTCCATCTCGGATCTGCTCTCGGCGTATTCGCGGGACCCGGAAGTGTTGCTGcagcctcccgccgccggcgccaccaccgccaacaaggccaaCGGCGACCCGCCGCTCGAATCCAAGGTGCCGGGAGCATGGCCCGCTGCGGTGTCCACGTCACCGCCCGGCAGTGGTGGGGGGCGGTTCCTGTTCCCAACGCCGCCGGGGCGTGCAGGGATGTCCGCAGCAGCTGAAACGCCCGTGACTCGGGCCAGCGCTGCCGCAcctggcagcggcagcggcggccaaaGCAACCACAgtgcccagcagcaccagcaacagcaggcCAACGCAGCCAACGGCATTGGCAGCGCCCTGCAGCTGGCGGGGCGCAGCGCTGCCGGCTCTGGTTCTGGCACTGGCACTGGTGCAGGCATTATCAGCACCAAGCTGCCcccgagcggcggcagcggccacggcaacagcagcagcagcagcagcagcagtcgtcctgctggtgctgctggtgctggtgctggctcggtggccactgccgcccgccagcactCGCCCCAGCGCGACCGAACtcttcctccgcctcctccgccgtccaAGGACGAAAAGGCATTGCCGCAACGCCCACCACCCTCGCCCAACAACATCCCCtttctctcctcctccttctctcccTCTGCCGCCCCCACTCCCGCTCTCGCTCCCAGCCCATTGGCATCGAagccaccgcagcagccggcatcgtcggaCCTCCcgacgccttcgccgccccGGACCGAgctctggcgccgccgcccccacaAGAGCGAAGCCAGCCGCGAGCTTCCTGGGCTTAAGCTCGATCACAGCCACGGCTCGACTGCCGCGACGGCTCCTCCCCCCCagcctcttcctcccgccgccccattctcggcggcaaggcccgAGCCTGCTGATAAGACGCCCAAGTCCTCGCAGCACACCACCATTCGCGCCGTTACGTctccctcgtcatcgccctcacgcgtctcgccgccgcggccccccgccgtcgtcggttTGCCCGGCCGCAACGTTCGGCCTGCGGCCAAACTGCAGCccaagctgcagcagcagcagacccAGAAGTCTCAGCAGTCCCAGAATCACGACCAGGTAGTCGCAGCTCAAGCCATGGGCAACGGAGAGTCCAAGCTTAACCGGATCAAGGGCTCTCttcagaagcagcagcaccgcctccgcaagacgagctcctcgtcgcctggcagggacgtcgccagcggcgcgcctACTACTAACGACAACAAGGACCACGGCGGCCCCAGACTGGCTGCCCTCCGGCCCCCCACTCCCGAGTACCACAAGGAAGACGTCAAGTCTgcgcctgccgccaccgacacATTTGTCTCACCTGCGTCCCCCGCATCCTCATCACCTTCGCCAGTGTCTCTCCCTGCCGACTCCGCCAAAATCCTCCCATCGCAGCCGCCTCAATCCTCCTCGCGGACGGGACTGACCCCCTCTGCCCCGAGCATTCACGGGGCCGCGAGCCTCCAGGAgctcagcagcaacagcgtGCACTCTCCCGCAGGCAGCCGCAGGGCAAGCCCCGCTACTGACGGTGGCTCCAGTCGCACACGGGAATCGGCCGAGTCGACCAAGTTCCCGCCgcggacgtcgtcgacgcaaCAAAACTGGCAAAAAGTGGTTGAGCCGCAACGGCGCTCTGCAGGCGACGGGGACCCGAGAATCGTGCTCTCGGACACGCAGGGGCCCCTCTACcgcggacgggacgggacgctGTACCCAGAGATGAAGATCACGCGCGAGTTCGACCCCAAGGCGGCCTACTTTCCCACGCAAAAGACCAAGCCGCTGGAGCCCGGAGCCGTCATCCCGGCGCGGCCGCTCCAGGAGTCGCACTTCGGCTGCTATCAGAGCCACCGGTCCATGAACCGCCGGGGCAACCGACACTACCCCCTCACGTGCCAAACGTGCGACAAGGCCGACTCGGAAGACCGGTGGGTATGCACGTTCTGCCACCTCCGCATCTGCGAGTCTTGCCTGCGGGCCCTGAACGGACATCAGAGGGTGTtgcgccgtctcgtcgacgagctggccacCAACACGCCGCTTAGTCTGTCCTCCATGTCCCGACCAGGGTCCGCACTCGGCATCCAGACGGTGACGACATGA